The genomic window GATAGTAATCATAAAAATGTAAGGTAAAATTCTCCATCAATATTTTTTTAAAGAATTAATGAGTTTGTTTGATTTCATTTTTCAAAGTTCTTTTTGCTTTAATTTTTTGAATAATAAAGCGAATTAATTTTTAAAATTTAATTGCAAAATATATTGCTCCGTCTCATCAAAAAACAAATATTCCTGCTAGCATAATACCGCTATTGAACTTGCTAAAGAATTTAACCATCTCTTCATTCATAAAATCATTAAATTCGTTACTTGTTCCAGTTATTCATTTAGTATCGATTACTGTTAATGCACAAAGTAATAAGCTTATAAAGATGAAAATGATACTTAATACTACTTTTAACCACTGCTTTTTAAAAGAATTTTTAATTCTTAATTTTAATGGCATTTTTTCTTTTGAATTATCTTTTTTAAATAATTTTCCTAAAAGTTTTTTCATTTTAATTCTCCTTTTATATTTTTTATCGTCCTTTAATCACAATAAATAAGGCAATAAGTATACAAGTGACACCCAGAATGGTAAAGATTGGATGTTTCGAAAATGTCATGGCCATTGATTTAAACAGTTCTAAAATTGTTAAATTGCTAGTAATAAACTTTTGGAAATTGGCAAGCCCTTCGCTAACATAGTTTGTTAAAGTTTCAAAATGACTACCAGCTAATAACCCAAAAACGGTTATTAAGATAAAAATAATAATTAGTTTAAACATTGTTAGTTACCTTGTTTTGTTTTTATTGGTTTTATTTGTTTTTTAGCTTTTCCTCATGCACTTAAACGCCCCTTATTTTTAACCGCGTATTGGCGTTGTTTTTTCAAATTAACTTGTTGACTACCAAATCCAAGAATAATTGCCATAAGAAATTCTACAGCCAGCGTTAAGAATAAATGAAATATTAATTGAATATTCGTTCCCGGCACTTCTAAACTTCAAATTAAGTCAAAGACCTTATAAAGCATTTGAGCGAGAAAGTCCGCCATTTTTGCAAGATTTTTCATTTTTATATTCCTTCTTTCTTAAAAATTTGCTAAATTTATCCATTTTTAAGTATTCTAAGTCTTCTAAATCAATTGCGGTGTCAGTATAGTATTTATCCTCATAATCAGGATTTACTTTTGAATTTATAGATAGGTTACAATAAGTTGGACCATATTTATGTGAACTTTCAAAATAAGATAAAATTATTAAGAAAGAAGGAATATAAAAATGGGAAATAAAACCTCATATTCTGAAGAATTTAAAAAACAAATTGTCATGCTTTATCAAAACGGGAAAAGCATTATTGAAATTATTAATGAATATGGTATTTCAAAATCTGCTATTTATAATTGAATAAAATCATTCGATCATTCTGGTTCTTTTAAAGCAAAAGATAATCGAAGTAATGAAAAAAATGAATTAATTTACTCACGAAAAGAATTAAAAAAATTACGAATGGAAAACGATATTTTAAAGCAAGCGGCACTGATAATGACCAAAAAATAACAATAATTAATAACAACAAAAACAAATATTCAGTGAAGAAAATATGTAAGATTTTGGGTTTATCAAAATCAACATATTATTATCAACCTAATAAATGCACTAACAAGCAGGTTAATAATTATGAACAAGAAAGTTATCAGTGCGTTTAATAAAAGTCGCAAAATTTATGGGGCTCGTAAAATTAAAGCTGTTTTAATAAGAAAAGATATCATCTTATCGCGGCGAAAAATCAGATGCATTATGATCAAAAATAATTTGGTTTCTAAATACACCAAATTAAAATATCGTAATCATAAAACAACAACTAATAATGCCCAAATTAATAATGTTTTAAATCGTGAATTTAATGACAAAAAATTCAATGAAGTTGTTGTTAGTAGTTTAACATATGTGCAAGTTGGTGGGAAATGACACTATATTTGTTTATTAATTGACTTGTTTAATCGCGAAATAATTGGATTGAATATAATGCTGGGCCAAACAAAACCGCTGAACTAGTTCAACAAACTTTTCATAAGAATAACACGACCATTAAAGCAAATTATTTTATTTCATGCCGATCGCGGTAATGAATTCAAAAATAAAATCATTGATGAAATTTTAATAACCTTTAATATTAAAAGATCATTAAACAATAAAGGTTGTCCTTATGATAATGTTGTGGCCAAAACAACTTACAAAACCTTTAAAACAGAATTTATTAAGGGTAAAAAATTTGAAAATTTAACACAATTAAAATGCGAACTATTTGATTTTGTTAATTAATACAACAATATTTGAATTCACAGTAGCTTAAATTATTTAACACCCGTTGAATTTAGAAAATGGCAGTCTACATAATAAAAAGTGTCCTAAAAAGGGTTGTCATACCAAAATAAAAAAAAGAAAAGTATTATTTCTTTTCTTTATGCATTGTTTTTGCGTTACAACGCGAACAATATTTATTGAATTCTACTCGTTCAGGATGCAGCTTTTTATTTTTCTTATCAATATAATTTTCTTCTTTACAGATTTCACAACGCAATGTAATGCCTTCACGCATCCTTGTTCCTCCTTTTATTTTATACCCAATACACTAAATTATATAGTAAATTAATAACAAATTACTAACAAATTACTTTTAAGGTCGCGTTTAGTTTTCTTAGGTATTGTTTTGAAGAAGTAAAACAATCAGCTAATTATATTATTTAATTACTAAACTAACCCCACCTTTCTTGTTATTGTCATTTTTATTCATTACCATTTTATCATATTATTGAATTTTTACACAATAAAAATTATTAATATTATTAAATTTTCACTAATATATATTAATTTATATTTTTACTTACTTAAATCTATTATTGGAATGGCAACCCTTTTTAGGGCAATTTTTATATAGACTGCCATTTTCTAAATTCAACGGGTGTTAAATAATTTAAGCTACTGTGAATTCAAATATTGTTGTATTAATTAACAAAATCAAATAGTTCGCATTTTAATTGTGTTAAATTTTCAAATTTTTTACCCTTAATAAATTCTGTTTTAAAGGTTTTGTAAGTTGTTTTGGCCACAACATTATCATAAGGACAACCTTTATTGTTTAATGATCTTTTAATATTAAAGGTTATTAAAATTTCATCAATGATTTTATTTTTGAATTCATTACCGCGATCGGCATGAAATAAAATAATTTGCTTTAATGGTCGTGTTATTCTTATGAAAAGTTTGTTGAACTAGTTCAGCGGTTTTGTTTGGCCCGGCATTATATCCAATTACTTCGCGATTAAACAAGTCAATTAATAAACAAATATAGTGTCATTTCCCACCAACTTGCACATATGTTAAACTACTAACAACAACTTCATTGAATTTTTTGTCATTAAATTCACGATTTAAAACATTACTAATTTGGGCATTATTAGTTGTTGTTTTATGATTACGATATTTTAATTTGGTGTATTTAGAAACCAAATTATTTTTGATCATAATGCATCTGATTTTTCGCCGCGATAAGATGATATCTTTTCTTATTAAAACAGCTTTAATTTTACAAGCCCCATAAATTTTGCGACTTTTATTAAACGCACTGATAACTTTCTTGTTCATAATTATTAACCTGCTTGTTAGTGCATTTATTAGGTTGATAATAATACAATAATACGTTGATTTTGATAAACCCAAAATCTTACATATTTTCTTCACTGAATATTTGTTTTTGTTGTTATTAATTATTGTTATTTTTTGGTCATTATCAGTGTCGCTTGCTTTAAAATATCGTTTTCCATTCGTAATTTTTTTAATTCTTTTCGTGAGTAAATTAATTCATTTTTTTCATTACTTCGATTATCTTTTGCTTTAAAAGAACCAGAATGATCGAATGATTTTATTCAATTATAAATAGCAGATTTTGAAATACCATATTCATTAATAATTTCAATAATGCTTTTCCCGTTTTGATAAAGCATGACAATTTGTTTTTTAAATTCTTCAGAGTATGAGGTTTTATTTCCCATTTTTATATTCCTTCTTTCTTAATAATTTCGAAGTCTATATAATTATGGTCCAACTTATTGTAACCTATCCAATATGATTTATTAATAAGAAAGAATAAATATTATGCAAAATAAAACTGTTAAAAAACTATTAAAAGAACAAAAAGTTGATGCTTTATTAATTACATCTGATTATAATCGTTTTTGATATACAACATTTTCTTCAACAGCAAGATATTTATTAGTTACTAAAGAAAAGTCGTTTTTAATTTTAGATGGACGATATATTGAAGACGGAAAAGTGCAAGCAAAAAATATTGACGACATTATTTTAATGGAAAATATTTATGAACAATTAAATGAATTAATTAAGAAACATAACATTATAACATTAGGCTTTGAAAGCGAATATACTTCATATGCTTTATTTACGACTTGAAGTGAAAAATTGGCAGTTTCATTAAAAGCTGTATTAGTAAATAAAATTCGCATGATTAAAACTAAGGATGAAATTAAAAAATTAAAACAAGCTGCTAAGATTGGTGATAAAACATTTAAAGCAATTATTAAAAAAGTAAAACCTAATATGACCGAAAAGCGATTAGAAAGAATTATTATTGATAATTTCCTTAAATTTGGTGGTGAAAAACCTAGTTTTGATTGCATTATTGCATCAGGCATTCTTTCGTCGTTACCACACGGTAAGGCTACTAATAAAGTAATAAATAATAATGAAATTATCACTTGCGATTTTGGTGTTATTTATCAAGGGTTGTGTTCTGATATGACAAGAACTTTTGTTATTGGTAATAAACTAGATAAAAAATTGGAAAATATTTTACTCATAGCACTAGCACTGGTCATGGTTTAGGAATTGAAGTTCATGAATATCAATATATAACTAATAATTCGGATATTACTTTAGAAGTAGGAATGGTAATTACTGTTGAACCAGGAATTTATATCCCTTAATTAGGTGATGTTAGAATTGAAGATGATATTTTAGTGACTAAGAAAAGTTATGAAATATTAACTAAGTCTTCAAAAGATTTAATATTTGTAAAATAATTTATGTTAAAAAATGATAAAATAAACTTAATAGGAGGTAGATAATATTGAATAATAGAAGGAAAATAGTTTTAGTTGGTTGTGGAGCAGTAGGATCATCATTCTTGTATTCTTGCATTAATACTGGTTTAGCATCAGAATATGTTTTAATTGATGCTTTTCAAGATGTTGCCCGCGGTAATAAATTAGACTTTGAAGATACTTTAGCATGACAAGAAAGACCCTTTCATAAAATAACAAATGGTTCGTATCTTGATTGTAAAGATGCTGATATTATTGTCGTTACCGCTGGCCGTCCGCAAAAACCTGATGAAACAAGACTAGATTTAGTAGTCGATAATGCTAAAATAATTAGTAATATTATGAAAGAAATTAAAAATTCTGGATTTGGCGGTATTGTAATTATTGCTTCTAATCCTGTTGATGTATTAACATTTGTTGCCCAAAAAGTTAGTGGTTTTGCTACAAATCGTATTTTTGGATCAGGAACAATTCTTGATTCTTCACGATTAATGTTTGCTTTAGGAGAACATTTTAAAATTTCACCAACATCGGTGACCGCATATATTGTTGGTGAACACGGTGATTCATCCGTTGTATTATATTCTAAAGCAATTATTGGTGCTGAAAATTTAATGACTTTAAAGAAAAACCAGTTGATTAATGATGAAACATTAAAATCAATTCATAAATTAGTTATTCAAAAAGCTTATGAAATAATTAAATTAAAAAAAGCTACTAATTATGGAATTGGTGTTTGTTTAGCAAGAATTGTTAAAGCAGTTTTAAATG from Spiroplasma endosymbiont of Agriotes lineatus includes these protein-coding regions:
- the rpmG gene encoding 50S ribosomal protein L33; protein product: MREGITLRCEICKEENYIDKKNKKLHPERVEFNKYCSRCNAKTMHKEKK
- a CDS encoding L-lactate dehydrogenase codes for the protein MLNNRRKIVLVGCGAVGSSFLYSCINTGLASEYVLIDAFQDVARGNKLDFEDTLAWQERPFHKITNGSYLDCKDADIIVVTAGRPQKPDETRLDLVVDNAKIISNIMKEIKNSGFGGIVIIASNPVDVLTFVAQKVSGFATNRIFGSGTILDSSRLMFALGEHFKISPTSVTAYIVGEHGDSSVVLYSKAIIGAENLMTLKKNQLINDETLKSIHKLVIQKAYEIIKLKKATNYGIGVCLARIVKAVLNDEQVILPVGAYLNGEYNQKNIYTGVPAVIGSNGIERVVQLDINEQEQDQFNSSCNVLRKVITVAIEAIN